ACACCGAGGCGGCGGCCGGGATCGCGGGCTTCATCAAGGCGGTGCTGGCCGTGCAGCGCAGTGAGATTCCACCCAACCAGCGCTTCGAAAGACCGAACCCGCACATCCCCTTCGACAGCCTGCGGATGAAAGTTGTTGATGCACAGACACCCTGGCCCGACACGGGCCGGCCGCGGCGGGCGGGGGTGTCGTCGTTCGGCTTCGGCGGCACCAACGCGCATGTGGTGATCGAGCAGGGCCAGGAGGTCGCGCCGCGTCGCCGGCCGCCCCGCCCTGGTGTGTCGACGTTGGTGGTGTCGGGGAAGTCGGCGGGGCGGGTGGCGGCGTCGGCGGCGGCGTTGGCCGACTGGATGGACGGCCCCGGCGCCGATGTGGCGTTGCCCGACATCGCACACACCCTCAATCATCACCGGGCCCGGCAGGCCACGTTCGCCACCGTGGTGGCCCGCGACCGCGCTGACGCGGTACACGGCCTACGCGCGCTCGCCGCCGGTGCACACGCCCCCGGCGTGGTCGGCCCACACCCAGGCCCCGCGGGCCCGGGTGTGGTGTTCGTCTACTCCGGACGTGGCTCGCAATGGCCCGGCATGGGCCGCCAACTACTGGCCGACGAACCCGCCTTCGCCGCCGCGATCGCCGAACTAGAACCCACCTTCCTCACCGAGGCCGGCTTCTCACTACACGAGATGATCGCCACCGGCAAACCCCTCGACGGCATCGAGCAGATCCAGCTCGGTCTGATCGGCATGCAACTGGCACTGACCGCGCTGTGGCGCTCCCACGACATCACCCCAGACCTAGTCATCGGCCACTCCATGGGCGAGGTCGCCGCCGCCGTCGTCGCCGGCGCCCTCACCCCCGCCCAAGGATTGCGGGTCACCGCAACCCGCTCCCGGCTGATGGCCCCGCTCTCCGGACAAGGCACCATGGCACTGCTCGAGCTCGACGCCACCGCCACCGAGGCCCTCATCGCCAACCACCCCCAGGTCACCCTGGCCATCTACAACTCGCCGCGCCAAACCGTGATCTCCGGGCCCACCGAGCAGATCGAGACGTTGATCCACCGGGTGCGCGCCCAGAACCGCTTCGCCAGCCCAGTCAACATCGAAGTCGCCCCCCACAACCCGGCCATGGACGCCCTGCAACCGGCGATGCGCACCGAGCTGGCCGACCTCACCCCCAAACCCCCCACCATCCCGATCATCTCCACCACCTACCAAAACCCCACCACCACCCCGCCTTTCGACGCCGAACACTGGGCCACCAACATGCGCAACCCAGTCCACTTCCAGCACGCCATCACCACAGCGGCAGCCACCCACCACACCTTCATCGAAATCAGCGCACACCCCCTACTCACCCAAGCGGTGCTGGAGACCTTGCACAACGCCCAACACGGAACCAAGTACACCTGCGTGGGAACCCTGCACCGCGACACCGATGACACCGTGACGTTCCGGACCAACCGCAACAGGGTGCACACCGCCCATCCACCACAGACCCCGCATCCCCCCGAACCGCACCCCCATCTCCCCACCACCCCCTGGCACCACACCCACCACTGGCTGCCCCCCGCAAGCTTGGTCACATCGGCACCGAAGCCGTTGTCCCAGAACGGATCACCAGCGGCGACCGGCACGACGTCGGACCACCAGGACGGTGCACTGGAAGCGTGGTACTACCGGGTGCAGTGGACGGTGCAGCCTTTGCCGGAGCCGCGGGCGGGGGTGGTCCGCACCGGCCGGTGGCTGGTGATCGGCGACGCCGAGTTGGGCCGGGAACTCGCCGGGATCGCGGGTGGGCAATCCCACATCGACGTGGCGGGGACCGCGCTGCTCGACGTCGAGCCCGCGCTGCGCTCCGCACTGAGCGGTGTCGACCATGTCGTCTACGCGCCCGCCGCGGACGCGGCCGTCGACCCGGCGCGAGCGTATGAGCTGTTCGGCCAGATACGCCGTCTGGTGACCGCGATGACCGCCGGCGCCGCGCCGGCCAGGCTGTTCATCGTTACCCGCAATGCGCAGCCCATTGCCGAAGGCGAGCACGCCAGCCCCGCCCACGGCGCGCTGTGGGGCCTAGGGCGCACACTGGCCCTCGAGCACCCCGAAATCTGGGGTGGCATCGTCGATCTCGACGCCTCGGTACCGGGCGAAGTGGCCGCGCCTTGGCTGCTGCGCGAGGTCGGTGGCGACGAGGGCTTAGACCCGGGCGAAGATCAGGTCGTCTACCGCGGGGGTGCGCGGCGCGTCCCCCGGTTGCAACGCCACGCGGTGCCCGCGCAGTCGCCGGTCACGCTGGACGCCGGCGCCTGCCAGCTGGTCATCGGCGCGACCGGCAACATCGGCCCGCACCTGATCCGGCAGCTGGCCCGGATGGGAGCCACCACCATCGTCGCGGTCTCCCGCAACCCGGGACAGCGGCTACGGGCACTCACCGAAACCCTTGCGACACAGGGAGTTACCCTCATCACCGAAGCCACCGACGCCACCGACGAGACCGCGATGCGCACCCTGTTCGACCGGTTCGGCGCCGACCTGCCCCCGCTGGAGGGCATCTACCTGGCCGCCTTCGCCGGTCAGCCGGTGCTGCTCAGCGAGATGACGAACGACGATGTCACGGCGATGTTCGCACCCAAGCTGGGCGCCGCAGCTGTGCTGCACCGCCTGTCGCTGAAAACATCGGTGCGGCATTTCGTGCTGTTCTCCTCCATCTCGGGGTTGACCGGGTCGCGCTGGCTGGCCCACTACACCGCCACCAGCGGCTACCTCGACGCACTCGCCTACGCGCGGCGCGTCATGGGCCTGCCCGCCACCACCGTCAACTGGGGACTGTGGCAATCACTGGCCGATGGCGACGACAAAGTCGGTCAGGTCAGCGTCGGTACCGGTCTGCTCCCCATGCCGGACGACCGTGCCAGCAAAGCACTGCCGGTCGTGATGAGCGCTGACGCCGGGGTGCAAACGGTTGTCGTCGATGCGGATTGGGCGCTACTGGCCGCCGCCTACCGCACCCGCGGCTCGCTGCGCATCCTCGACGAGCTACTGGCGGACGCCCCGCCCGCGACGCTCGTCCCGGCCCGGGATTGGTCGCAGCTGTCCCCGGCCCAGATCCATGCCGAACTGGAAACCGGCCTGCGCACCATCGTGGCCCGCGAACTGCGGATCGGCGAATCCGACCTGGACGGTGACCGGCCGCTGGCCGAATTGGGCCTGAATTCGTTGATGGCCATGGCGATTCGACGCGAGGCCGAGATCTTTGCCGGCGTCGAGCTGTCAGCAACCATGCTGTTCAACCATCCCACTGTCGCTGCCTTGGCCGACTACCTCACCAACCTGATTGCTCCGCAATCGGACTCGGGTACCGATCGGATTGCGCAACTGTCCGCGTCGGCAGGCAGCACCCTGGACAGTTTGTTCGACCGCATCGAGTCGTCCCCGGTAGCCGCCGAGGAGCGCGGCTAATGCGAAGTGTGTCCAGCCGCATCCTCGCACTGACAGCGCAACAGCGCGCGGCCTTGTCCGACGAGTTCGCCCGGGCCGCGCGAACCGCCATGACCGAACCGGTCGCGGTCGTCGGCATGGGCTGCCGATTCCCCGGCAACGTGACCGGCCCGGAAACCTTTTGGGAGCTGATGGTCGAAGGGCGCAACGCCATCTCCGACATCCCGGCCGACCGCTGGGATGCCGAGGCCTTCTATGACGCCGATCCATTGACCCCCGGCCATATGACGACGAAGTGGGGCGGCTTTATCCCCGACATCGCGGGCTTCGACGCCGAGTTCTTCGGCATCACTCCCCGGGAGGCGGCATCGATGGATCCGCAGCAGCGGATGCTGCTCGAGGTCGCCTGGGAAGCCCTCGAACATGCCGGGATCCCCACGGATTCCCTCAGCGGCACTCGGACTGCCGTGATGATGGGCGCCTACTTCAACGAATACCAGTCCATGATCGCGGGCAGCCCGGACAGCGTGGACGCCTACACCGGAACCGGGAACTCGCACAGCATCACCGCGGGCCGCATCTCCTACCTGTTGGGATTGCGGGGCCCAGCCGTGGCCGTCGACACGGCCTGCTCGTCGTCGCTGTCCGCGATCCACCTGGCCTGCCAGAGCCTGCGGTCCCGCGAAAGCGATTTGGCGCTGGCCGGTGGGGTCAGCGTGACCCTGCGCCCGGAGACCCAGATCGCCATCTCCGCCTGGGGATTGCTCTCGCCGCATGGTCGCTGCGCCACCTTCGACGCGGCGGCGGACGGTTTCGTGCGGGGTGAGGGTGCGGGCGTGGTGGTGCTCAAGCGGCTGACCGACGCGGTGCGCGACGGCGATCCGGTGCTTGCGGTGGTACGCGGTTCGGCGGTCAACCAGGACGGCCGCTCCAACGGCATCACCGCGCCCAACACTGCCGCGCAATGCGACGTGATCGCCGACGCGCTGCGCTCGGCCGACGTCGCCCCGGACAGCGTGCATTACGTCGAAAGCCACGGCACCGGAACGGCTCTCGGTGACCCAATCGAGTTCGAGGCGTTGGCCGCCACCTATGGGCGCGGCGAGGGCCGTTGCGCGCTGGGCGCGGTGAAAACCAACATCGGCCATCTCGAGGCCGCGTCCGGCGTGGCCGGCTTCATCAAGGCGGTACTGGCCGTGCAGCGTGGCCAGATACCGCCGAATCTGCATTTTTCCCAATGGAATCCGGCTATTGACGCGGCACCGACCCGGCTGTTCGTACCGGTCGAGAACACCCCGTGGCCGTCGGACTCCGGCCCCCGCCGCGCCGCGGTCTCCTCGTTCGGGCTCGGCGGCACGAATGCGCATGTGGTGATCGAGGAGGGCCCGGACCCAGCGCCCGTCGCCGCAGCCGGCTCGGATACCGAAGTGTCGACGTTGGTGGTGTCGGGGAAGTCGGCGGGGCGGGTGGCGGCGTCGGCGGCGGCGTTGGCCGACTGGATGGACG
This Mycobacterium simiae DNA region includes the following protein-coding sequences:
- a CDS encoding type I polyketide synthase, producing MTSSSINGEADLRHWLVDYLVTNIGCTPDEVDPDLSLADLGVSSRESVVLSGELSELLGKPVSPIEFWEHPTINALAAYLTAPEPDPDSETAAKRPARNSLDEPIAVVGMGCRFPGGITGPETYWQFLLERGCTIGEVPAQRWQPFDTGTPEVAAALARTTRWGSFLPDIDAFDAEFFEISPSEADKMDPQQRLLLEVAWEALEHAGIPPSSLRRSQTGVFAGACLSEYGVIASNDLCRVDGWNNTGGAMSIIANRLSYFLDLRGPSVTVDTACSSSLVAIHLACQGLRTQDCNLAIAAGVNLLLSPAVFRGFDQVGALSPTGRCRAFDAAADGFVRGEGAGVVVLKRLTDAQRDGDRVLAVICGSAVNQDGRSNGLMAPNPAAQMAVLRAAYANAGMQPGMVDYVETHGTGTLLGDPIEARALGTVLGRGRPEDSPLLIGAVKTNLGHTEAAAGIAGFIKAVLAVQRSEIPPNQRFERPNPHIPFDSLRMKVVDAQTPWPDTGRPRRAGVSSFGFGGTNAHVVIEQGQEVAPRRRPPRPGVSTLVVSGKSAGRVAASAAALADWMDGPGADVALPDIAHTLNHHRARQATFATVVARDRADAVHGLRALAAGAHAPGVVGPHPGPAGPGVVFVYSGRGSQWPGMGRQLLADEPAFAAAIAELEPTFLTEAGFSLHEMIATGKPLDGIEQIQLGLIGMQLALTALWRSHDITPDLVIGHSMGEVAAAVVAGALTPAQGLRVTATRSRLMAPLSGQGTMALLELDATATEALIANHPQVTLAIYNSPRQTVISGPTEQIETLIHRVRAQNRFASPVNIEVAPHNPAMDALQPAMRTELADLTPKPPTIPIISTTYQNPTTTPPFDAEHWATNMRNPVHFQHAITTAAATHHTFIEISAHPLLTQAVLETLHNAQHGTKYTCVGTLHRDTDDTVTFRTNRNRVHTAHPPQTPHPPEPHPHLPTTPWHHTHHWLPPASLVTSAPKPLSQNGSPAATGTTSDHQDGALEAWYYRVQWTVQPLPEPRAGVVRTGRWLVIGDAELGRELAGIAGGQSHIDVAGTALLDVEPALRSALSGVDHVVYAPAADAAVDPARAYELFGQIRRLVTAMTAGAAPARLFIVTRNAQPIAEGEHASPAHGALWGLGRTLALEHPEIWGGIVDLDASVPGEVAAPWLLREVGGDEGLDPGEDQVVYRGGARRVPRLQRHAVPAQSPVTLDAGACQLVIGATGNIGPHLIRQLARMGATTIVAVSRNPGQRLRALTETLATQGVTLITEATDATDETAMRTLFDRFGADLPPLEGIYLAAFAGQPVLLSEMTNDDVTAMFAPKLGAAAVLHRLSLKTSVRHFVLFSSISGLTGSRWLAHYTATSGYLDALAYARRVMGLPATTVNWGLWQSLADGDDKVGQVSVGTGLLPMPDDRASKALPVVMSADAGVQTVVVDADWALLAAAYRTRGSLRILDELLADAPPATLVPARDWSQLSPAQIHAELETGLRTIVARELRIGESDLDGDRPLAELGLNSLMAMAIRREAEIFAGVELSATMLFNHPTVAALADYLTNLIAPQSDSGTDRIAQLSASAGSTLDSLFDRIESSPVAAEERG